ATGCACGACCGTcacgaattaaatattaaataaaatataaaacacacGAGATAAAAGATACTCAGCTATAAGgaataaactaaaaaaggGAGGAATATGAAATGAATAATAACTAGCTtcataataacataatataaaaataagactgcaattttcttttatgaacGACGTAACACGATTATGTTACAATCTCGCATTTTTGAGAatcctaaattaaaatttacaattttattaaaagtgtaTTAAACTACATTGTATAGTCTTACATAGTCTGCTAGAAGCCGACAATAGTCTTTGAATCTAATTCAACTTTGTATGATTACGCCGTAGCATAATTTTGTTCGAAAAGTAAAATTCACTTTGTACTTTAGCAGTCTAGTAGCGATCTCAATTTTTACGAGACGAGAAATCCCCATTTGAACACTAGTAAAATATACACgtatcaagaaaaaaaggaagactTAGACGTGCCTAACATGAAAACTAACTATATATTCTGCATTAGTACGTTGCACCGAAATCGCGAATGGGTCCGTCGGGTGGAAAGTAAACGCAACTAATCGTCTCGCAGCTGTTGGTGCCGTTCGTCCAAGCATGCCAGCATACATTCTGAATTTTAAGAGACCTGAATCACGTGCATAAaagctgtaaaaaaaagtaaagccAATGATCATaggtaaacatttttttttcgactttATAAGAATAAGAATGAATCGCCAACCGTATTGGATGTTCCCCGCACGCTTTGGGGCGTTCCATCATAGATACCCATTTTTCGTCGTAACAAAATAACGCTAAGTCGAGATATGGTGAACTGGAGTAAGATTGCGCGCATATTGGTAACTGAGCAAGCAACCTCTTTGTAGCTTCTGTAACACCTCCATACCTAGCGCTTATTATCGTTTGCTTGAATCTTTGCTGCAGCAatcttaaaacaaataatattttaagtgaaaaattatatttaaactgtCATGTACTCGTACAATAGAATTGGGATGAgcagaataatattataacatataccTGGCATATATATTGTTAGATGGTGAACACATGTACTGACAATCCGTACTCATTCTGGCATTTCTAAAGAAGTCGCTAAAGTTTTCGAAATGGGTTAACAATTGAGTCGACGCGTTATCGTAAGCCGCCAAAATTTTCGCCGTAACCATATTGTAGACTACTAACAGAGCCGGCTGCGCGTTTGGTTCATTTGCTTGTAACGTTGCTACTTCTTCACTTGCATATCTTACCAAAATATGATTTGTATCTAATAGCTGCATCTTCCACATTCGTAAAGAATTTAGCTGAAACATTTTATCAGTTAGTTGCTTGACAAatacctctctttctctcagcAATTGTAcagaagtttttaaataacaaaaaatatatatcttttcaaatacctgatcaaaatattgataaaatcgTCTTAATTCGTAAGGATCTTCAGTCACATAACTTATGTATTCTGctcttttgtataaatatacaagCAATCTGTGTTTAAGACTATTAATTGCAATATCCTTAAATGGCCGACAATTAATCCCAGGAAAAGCACTTGTCACTAAATATGCATCATCTTCCATGCAAAACCTAGCACATGTCATggtattcatattttaaagatatatga
This genomic window from Monomorium pharaonis isolate MP-MQ-018 unplaced genomic scaffold, ASM1337386v2 scaffold_669, whole genome shotgun sequence contains:
- the LOC105831569 gene encoding DET1 homolog, yielding MAARESGGRIESVSDPCPVNPRKIGPQNVVVRLRRRETMGCPYPGTHVHCARQFYQNVFPNFTVMNVEKPPCFLRKFSPDGKYLVAFSADQTSIEVYEYRGASAAADLLADCEGDYIGHKSDDCSFHIRSNIFARFFKVKWIINVVESNQQLNRECSLFTDDARYVIVGSAAHIPEELRPHFYQIYSNNEALTPNPRSPLEDYSLHLVDLKGGKLCDTRHFKVDKIYLSHNQGLYLYKDILAVLSVQHQTIHIFQILDGMFINVRTIGRFCMEDDAYLVTSAFPGINCRPFKDIAINSLKHRLLVYLYKRAEYISYVTEDPYELRRFYQYFDQLNSLRMWKMQLLDTNHILVRYASEEVATLQANEPNAQPALLVVYNMVTAKILAAYDNASTQLLTHFENFSDFFRNARMSTDCQYMCSPSNNIYARLLQQRFKQTIISARYGGVTEATKRLLAQLPICAQSYSSSPYLDLALFCYDEKWVSMMERPKACGEHPIRFYARDSGLLKFRMYAGMLGRTAPTAARRLVAFTFHPTDPFAISVQRTNAEYIVSFHVRHV